Within the Miscanthus floridulus cultivar M001 chromosome 17, ASM1932011v1, whole genome shotgun sequence genome, the region TCCGATGTACAGCGAGTGGTCCGCGGAGCAGGCAGCGATGAGCGCTGCGTAGGTGAAGGCATTGGGAGGCACCACAGAGCGTTCCATGTCACGGAACGCCAGCAGAGCAGGCTGAAGCTGGCCACGGCGCGTGTAGGCGGTGATAATTGCCGTCCAGAGAACGACATCGGTTTCGGGAGTGGCGTGGAGCACGGCGCGTGCGGAGACCATGGCGCCGCAAGCGGCGTACATGTAGACGAGCGCGGTCTTGAGGACCAGGCCGAGGTGGGGGGCCCAGCAGCCCCAGCGGAGGAGCTGCGCGTGGAGCTGGGTGCCGTGGAAGTGCAAGCGCATGGCGGCGCAGGGGGCGAGCAGCTTGGAGAAGGTGTGCTGGGTGGGCGCGCCAAGGGGGAGCATGCACGGGTAGAGCGCGAGCGCCCCGTGGCAGTCcccggcgcggaggagggcggagATCATGGCGGTGTAGGAGACGGCGTCTGGGCGCAGCATTTCGGCGAACACCCTGGTGGCGCTGTTCCAGTCCTCGCAGTCGGCGTAGAAGACGAGGAGAGAGCAAGCGAGGACGGGGTTGGAGGCGGCCAGACCACGACGGCACACCTGGGCGTGTATCTGGTAGGCGAGGCGGCGGTCGCGGCACCGGAGCAGGGCGGCATAGGCGAAGTGGTCGGAGGTAGCGACGGCGGGGTGGGTTCGGAGGACGCGGCGGAAGACGGTAAGCGCGGTGGCGTGGCGACCGGAGCGCGCGTGGCCAGCTACGGCGGCAGCCCAGGAGGAGGCGAGGCGTTGCTGGCGGAAGACGGCGAAGAGCGGCGATGGCTGCCATGGCATGtcgctgggcggcggcggcggcggttcaAGGTGGCATATCTACTAAGGGCCAGCCCGAAACGGTCCCAAGCCGGAAACCATTCCATACTTTATACTGCACTGGAAATATTTTTGGTTGTTTTAGGTTGGGAATGTCTACTGAAATTGGCCGTAAATGTAGTAGTCACCTTGTTTTATTCTAATAATTAAGAGTGACTATAAATCATTAAAACAGTTGAATAAACACTAAACTATTTGTAATGAATACACAAATCAGGTGGAAGGCTACCAGACTATTCATAATAAATGCACAAATCAAGGTAGGAAGCTAGCAATAATGAAGGATAGCCCCTGTTCACTAGGCACTTTAGCCCACTTTAATACCTATTAAGGTACTCATGTGACTAAACTACTTTAGTTAAATTTTAGTTAGTTTATTTGGTAATATAGTAGCTAAACTTTAGTAGGAAAACCAAACAGTCCCATAGAAGTAGAGTTTATTTTTAACCCTCCGCTCTCCTATAATTTATCACTTCTCCTATATTTTAGATTTTAAGATAATTTCAGATAACATTGTTATACTCTAACTAGTACAACTAAATTGTTACTTTTCTATTTATTATTTGTCTTTATATCGTAACATATTAAATTTTATCCTTATCTTTCtatagaaaataattattaattgTTTTGTGTCAACACAAATCAGATTTATCGGGTTTGTAATTTTATGTAACGAGTTTTTTATTCTCGGTTTCGAAAATTATAGATTACGTTTACAGAAATTGTAATAAACGAAATCTACAATTTTAGtacaaaatatatgcaataatcaTCGTCTGAAAATCCAGACATCTAAATTTTAGCAAATCATATAATTTATTTAGTACTGTACGGACCAGAGTTTTTTTAAGACTAATAAAACCTGTTATACAATCAGGAGGAAGAAATGCAGAACAGACAGGAAAAAGAAGGAAGGACTTGTGAGTTGTGACACTGACACGGGGAAAAAGGGTTGATACCGGAAATCGTCATTCGGAGGAGAGGATAGCGTGCCGCGTGCGTGGAAGAAGCCATGGCGTCCGCCGTCCACCACAACTGCCACCGCCTCCTTGCGCTCCTCCTCCGGCCTCTCCCCACTCCGTCTCGCCACCCCCGCCTCTCCTTCTCGCCGCGCCCAGCCGGCCTCCGTTCCTTCTTCCCGGCTCCCGGTTTCCGCCTCGGCACGCATGCCGTTGCGCTTGCAGAGCCAGAGTTCGTGCCCCCAGAGGAGGAGGACGCCCGGTTCGTCGTGGTGACCTTCTACAAATTCGTACCCCTCGAGGACCCCCACGCCGAGGTCGTCAGACACCTCAACTTTCTCCAGGTTCTTCTTCCTTCCTGCTCGCCTCCGTCTCGTACTACCGTGTCTCTTCTCCTTCTCCACCCAATTTACCACATGCTTTGGCCtaaatttcttcttctttttatgtaCTCTATCCTATATATCAGGGACGCGACATACATGGTCGCATTTACTTGAATGAGCAGGGAATCAATGCTCAGGTAACACAACAAGCTTCTGCTCCATCCCCAGAATAGCACTTACAGTCGCATTATTGCCAATGACTGGTTAACCTATGTTGGTTCAAAGCAAATGCTCTCGCATCGTGTCTATTTTTCTTTCGAATTGAAAACAACTCTAGTCAAAAGCAATTGTTGGGTTGTCATCACAATATTAAATTAATATAGTGTAGCATTAAgtggaagggcaggcctggtgagtcaccaggtcatgggttcgaagcagcctctccgtagattttgcTGGGGGAAGGctttgcctcggtttttcccttcctctgaccccactcatgtgggagcctcggGCACTAGGTCTGCCCCTTTTTTTAGCATTAAGTGGTTCGATTAATGCACGTGAATGTGCTAGGCCCTATCTTTATTCTTTTACATGATCCAAAAATGCTGCTGCGCCTGTGATGTTATTTTTATATTCTACTAAATTTTGCTATTGCCGCAGTACAGTGGACGTCACAAAGATGCAGTGGCATATGCAGACTGGGTTAAGAAACACCATCGGTTTTCTGATACGATTGTTCAAACCTCACCAGCTGTAACTGGGCATGCCTTCCCTCGGCTGAAACTACGGTACAAACCATCACTTGTTCAGGTAAGCTGTCCCTGTTTTTTGTTGCACATGAAATACAAGGTTCAGTAGCGTCAGATTGGCTCTACTGGAACTGCTTGAGAAGATGTATGCGCTTTCAATAGGAGAAACTTTAAGCCCTCTGTTTCAAGGTTCAATCCCCAAGCTTAGTGTATATAATATCACTAATATGGCAAACACGACCAGTGTGGATGCTTTTGGCGGTCAGTGTTGTAGCGAACCCTTTTCTCTACTtaataatacaatgatacgcaactGGTAGCATTGCGTGTTCCTCTTCAAGTCTCCGTTTAGATCTGGTGTTGTATCGTTTTTTCTTGTGCTACTTTATATTAGTATGAATTGGCAGTTCTCatgcgagagagagagaagtATTAGACTATGTCGAGTGTTATTCTGTGAGTCATTCATCACTGAAGTTgtgtctctgtgtgtgtgtgtggggggggggggggggggggggggggttggcatTTATTTTGGAAGTATCACTATtcatattttttatttgttttttaatcCAATTTTCAGTGAAGTCTTAAGACATTTTATTTTCGTATGAAATTTCCAGTTAGAAGGAGGTAGTTTGCATCTTCCGTTGCTGGACCCTAACATGCGTGCGACGCCATTGACTCCATCAGAGTGGAAGGAAAGACTTGAAGCTAGGACATGCCTTGATGTGTCCTCAAGTGAAACATCTGGAAGGAGGCTTTTGCTGCTTGATGTGAGGAATGGTAAAGTACTTTTATATAGGCACATTGTGTTCTGGCTGAATCGGAGCACTTTGTTCCCTCCCTCTTTGAATGACAAATCAAATCAGTGTCTTCTAGGCTTCCAGCTGTGCCTGTGCTTATTACAGTGTAAAAAGGCTAGGACAAGTGCTAAGCAAAGCCCATCATCATTCTTGTATTCTATATGGTTGCTTATTACAGTGTGATGATGTATTTAATTTGTTCCCTTCCTTTCTCTTGGATCAGACTATGAATGGGATATTGGGCATTTTGAAGGTGCCCAGCGGCCTAATGTGGACTGCTTCAGAAGCACTTCCTTTGGGCTCTCGGGAGAGGTAATACATAACATTGCTGTCATGGTGGGCGATTCTTGTTTAATATTTGCAACTGTTAACTAAACATAATATGTAATTGGTTATTTATAGATGGAGGACCCTTCGGATCCTCTAAATGGCATAGACAAAGAGAGGACAGACATACTAATGTACTGCACCGGGGGGATAAGGTGTGACGTATATTCAACAATTCTTAggtaattatttatatatatatatatatatatatatatatatatatatatatatatatatatatatatatatatatatatatatatatatatatatatatatatatatacacacacacacacacactacctCTCGGCTATATTATATAAGGATGAACAAGGACATTAATTGCAGCAAGCCATAATGCATTGTTATTGCAGGAAGAGGGGGTTTCGGAATCTGTATACACTGGAGGGAGGAGTGTCGAACTATCTCAAGGCGGAGGGGCCAGCGGGGTGGGTGGGGAATCTCTTCGTCTTCGATGGCCGGCTCTCGCTGCCACCAGCGACATTCAGGCAGTCTTTgccgtcggaggaagaagagaaagaagagaATGGGAGGTGGGTGGGATGCTGCCACGCGTGCAGATCTGAGGTGGTGGAGCTGCGGCACCGCAACTGCGCCAACATCGACTGCAACCGCCTATATCTGTGCGTTCTTCGTCAGTCGTCTCCGtcaccatctccatctccatcgatcAGTGATCCCCAGCTGAGCTGACTGACCAACGCCCAACGATTTACAATGCCGCAGGTGCTGCGGTTGGTGTGCGGAGGAGCTGcgcggctgctgctcctccgacTGCAAGGTCGCCCCTCGGCTGCGGCCGCTCCTGCCAGGCCACCAGAGTTACTTGAAATGGCATGTCTACCGCGACGGACGATGACAGCAACGGCTGAGCGCAGCGACGACGATGACAGCAGTGGCCTGTGACTGTGAGCTTGTACTCGACGACGATACTTCACGACTCAAAATCGAACATGCTAGGAATACTTAGGAATACTTGTCGTATCGTGTGCCTACCACCTACCTTACTTACACAGATGAGTGGACGACCTGAGAGTTGAGATTGAGACTGAAAGAATCCATCCGGCTATGTtgcctttatatatatatataaaagaacacCGTGGTTTTATAAAATATTTTGGTTTTAGAGTGACATGAAGCGTTTGGATGCAACAAACTTCATGGTTTTTTCTTTCTAAACCATGGTATTGCACAGTAAATCTATTGTTGGTGCTGTAGCACAGTAGACAGTGGTATATATAAATCTATATATATGGTGCCACTGCAGCGATGAGGACATCACCGGCTCAGATATGACCATGTTAACCACTTCAGAGTAATTCCTCTCCACCGAAAGATTGGGACACCCTTACCCATATCATGTAGTTTCTTAGAACTATTTTTTTAATAATATACTACAACGTCCAAACAGGACCTCCCTCTATGAATCTACCTATGATGAGTGCAAAACATTTGCATAGTAAATCTGGAACAAAATAGAATATCACACCCAAATGGACCGAATCATATTCCTCGAGTATCACCATACACAAATAGTTAGGGTATAAAACAACAAAAGAAGGGATGTACAATTGCAACGCAAACTACCATCCATCGGTACACAGCCTTCATAGGCTGTCAACTGACAAGGCCACCATAGAACATGTATGTATTTATGTatacgtgtgtgtgtgtatatgtaCTATTAGGAAAAACCAAAAGCTCTTCCAAACACATCACCAAAAGTATGtactgtgctgtgctgtgctgtgctgtgctgtgctgtgctgcgCCATTCCTCTCCTCCCAATTGCCGCTGATCCATGCTCACAGCACAATCACCTTGTGCTTGCTGCGGAACGGTGACAGTAGGGAGAACGACCGAGAAGCTGAAACAGTAAACAAGCACAgtgaacattccaccaccaagtgcgAAAATAAATTCACAGTGTTCATTTAGTTCTGGTGCAGCAATGGGACCAAGAAGCATTGTTTTTGTTTCACAGAATATTTTACTGCTGACAGTATCCAAGTCATGCATATAAAAAAGGGGGCAGACCCAGTGTGggatctggggaagggaaaaactgaggcaagccttccccccgcaaaatctgcggagaggctgcttcgaacccacgacctggtgactcagtgagacagctctcaccactgcaccaggcctgcccttcatcCAAGTCATACTAGATTCAATTCAAGAGACAAGTTGTGCTTGTGGTAATCAATAACCTTTTGAAGAAGCACCAGAGTCATCTTGAGAAATGAGATTCTTCAACATCGAACCTGAAATATTAAGCACAGCAAGGTGTTGAGCATTCTTGACATCAGCATGGACATATTTAATCGCAGAAACATGTTTTCATgtcttctttttctatttctattgCTCCCTCTTCTTAAAATAATGCTAGCAGAATCCCCTTTTTATATAATGGCCTGGCCTTATATTTAATAAGTTAACAAACTATTGAGACAGACTACCATACCATCTCCTGCTGAGGCTTCGTCAACTGATGACGTGTCGGAATCCATTGCACCCTCAATCAAGGCTGAAGCATGGCTTTTCCTGCCAAATTTCAAAAGTTTCCTGAAGCCTTTTGGCTCTTTGCTTCGAGCCTTTTCACTTACCTCATGGCCCTGAACTGAAACTGTGTACACAGGCTCAGGCACACGAGCCTTGATGCTATCTGCATGCACAAGGGATTCAGGTTCTCGCACAGGTAATGGACTGCTGTCTGATGCATTCTCCAGCGATGTGACCCTAGCAAAGGGGGCCTGGTAAGGTTTCTCCATGGCGGCCAAGGTTGGCCTCTCAGGTTCATCCTTTAGACACTCAGTCACCACCTAGTCACAATGGGCATTCTTTTATTACTCTAGCTTACCGGATCCATTAAATCATATTACATCACAACAAGACACATTCAATTTAATAGTACAGAGCAATGTTTGGCCTTTTAGTTGATGACTGCATACATACCAAATCAGGAATACAATGCACAGAAACAATGAAACAGGGATCATGAAAATTGACAAACAAAGGTGTGAATGAGAACCGAAAAGAACAGCATAAAGACCATACCTCATATGAGCTCCCCTGGTCATCAGATCCATTGGTGACAGGAGTCTCAGCCTCCGGAAGAATAACTGGAGACAGTGGAGCCCTGATAGCAATGTACTCCAATTCCGGACTGGGCTTCTCTGTCCTGTCATCACCAGAAGTTTCCTTTGCTGCATTTCTTCCAGAATGTAGAATGACCGGAGGTGTTGAAACCACCTCATTTTCGAGCATCACAACAGTCTTCTCAACCACCACATTATCATCACTGCTGTTCATCCTCGAGATGTTACCGTTAGCTTCCTTTACACCAGCAGTTTCTGTTGTACGAAGAGCTTTAGCTCCAGGTGAAACCTCTTTTTTTTCTCTACTAGCTACTGCATTTTTCGCAACAGCAGGAGCTTGCGGGTATTTGACCTTCAGTTCTGGTAGTGTTGCTGATTTACTCTGGTCAAGCTGCATTATAGCTGAAATTTTCTTTGTCTGGGTATCTTGTGGCATGCTTTTTCTCCGTGGGTGGTCCGCGCTTGCTGACTTGGAATTCAAAGGATGGCCAGTTGAACTGTTGGTTTTAGGTTCAGCAAGTTTTCTCAATCTCTCGTTGGATGATTCGGTCCTCCCACTTTTCTCCTTCATGTCTGTCAATGATGAGGTTGACTTACTAACTGCATTAGTATTATCATTTAGTTTGCTTGATTTTGCTGTTTTTTGAGGATCCGTCCCTGGGGTAGTTTTGACAGGAAGTTTTCTGAGAGGTGAAGAGGATGCAGGTTCAGCATCGCTGAactttgagctcttgtaggtacTGGGGGAAACCTTGGGAGAAGGCTTGACTCTGGGCTGCTGTGGTGTTGGTGCACTGGAAGTGCTGCTTCTTGCAGCAATCCTCTTTTGCCTCTCTAGCTTAAGCCTTTCTAGCTGTTTGATCTGTTCCTCTTCCTAAAAATGGGAAAATCACCAACTCAATGTTGAAAAGATTACAGATATTGCAACAAGTTGTCAGGTTAGGCTAATTCTATCAATAAATAAACCTCCATTATAAGAACAGGCAGGATAATAAGAATTCACTACCCCAATTCGAGATATTCTTCATGTTAGATCGCATGTCTTAGTGTGTAAATTTTTGCAATTTTGTACACCTTGCTTCTAAGGCAATTATTAGGTAGTGACAGCTATAACTGTCTTCCTAGGCAAACACTATTTAGTGGAGCCATCACATGAAGAGACAACCATCTGACAAATGATGGTGGATAAAAATACTTGATCAGGGAGAAAGGAAGTCCCCTCTGCTTAGCTTTAAGAACGGGCCCACAGAAGCCCTGGCTGGGGCAGGAACCTCACCAGTGCAGCACCCAGGATTCAAGCTCTGGGTGGGTGGCACCTCTGCTAGGTGCTCCACCATTGAGCTATATGCTCATCTGTGCCAAATGAAGCTGGATAGCCTGCTACATAATCAACTTGGTCTGTGTTCCAATAAGGCAGATAGGAGACAGTATTTAAACATTAAGGTTACTTTTAAAGTAATATTGGTATTCCACATAAAAGCTACAAGATTCTAGACAAGCTAATAAGAGAACATCATACCTGAAAATTTTAACTTGTGTACAACATTAACTAGATTAAAACAACAAATGCTGGGTGGCAAGGAGCATCAATATAATTCAAGCAAAAAGAGTTAATAGGTATAAAAAAAGTAATACACCAATACCTGCTCTTTCTTTGCTTTCTGAAGATCCGCTTTATATGCTCGCAAGTTTTGTGCACGTTTCTGTGCATCAGTCAGCGGGCCTTTTGATGATGACAACCTCCTCACTGAAGCATCTTTTCTACGTTTATCCAAACTCTCCTGTGAACTTCTTAGCTTCTTGTCTTTCTCTGGCTTCTTTACTTCATTCACAGCGCTCAATGATGCATCTTCCACATGTGCATCTTCAACCATGGTGGCAGGTTGACTCTGCATCTGAATGTTATAATCCATTGCTGGATCATATCCAAATGAAACGTCTTCACATCCTCGCTCTGGCATCAATTCAACTGGCTCATAGAAAAGCTGACTACCAGCTTTAGCATCTGATATCTTCTGAACAGTAGAGGGAAGCTCAACATCAATGTCAATGGCAGTACGACATTCTGGTTCATGATTATCCTCTGAGGTAGACCTAAGAGGTATCATAAAGGACTCATCTGCCAAGCTGTGCACATTTTTTTCAATCAGGGTGGGGCTCTTGTACTGTGCTTCTGCAAGAGGGTCCAAAGAACTCCCTCTGTCCATTGACTTTTCCTGTCCATATATCATGAAGTCGTCACTTGTTCCTCTCCTGTATCTCACACCTCCAGCTTCAATCTCCTTAATGTCATCACCTGCAAAGCTCGTACCTTCCCCTTCCCCAGACATCATAAGTTCATCACCAGACAGCATCTGCCGGGGTCTAATCCTCCTATTTTCCATACTGAAACCTGTTGTATTATGTTCATTGGCCCCAGCAGAATTTCGCTCTGCCAAGATAATAGAATCATCAACACTTCTGCTCTCCTTCATCCTTGCTGGGGGTGCTTTTTTCTCACTGGTGAATAGGTCAGCGTCATTATCTCCTGTCTTCTCATCAGCTCTTAGCAGGAAACTTTGGAAAACATTCCAGTTCCCTTGGTCTCCATCTTGCCCATACGACATTTCATCCTTGCTATATTCATCTGCAGACTCAAAAACCATCTTCCTAGCATCTTTTTTCTTTGAACTTGAACtcttattctttttctttctgGACCTGGTGTGTGAATCATCACTGTCCTCTGATGCTACATCTGAACCTGTATGTGATTCACTATCCGATGATCCATGCCTTTTCGATGTTACATTGATATTTCGGATGACAACCACACTAGGCTTCTTCTTGCCTGTCCTTTTATCCTTTTTATGGGACCTGTGACCATAAGAAGTTTCCCTCTCTGAACCACTCTGATCACTTTTGTCATCCGAAGTTTCTGAGTCCTTGCTATCTGAGGAGTGTTTCTTTGATACTCTCCTTTCTGAGTGGTGGTACCTGGTCTCATCCATTGGGGGGTAGGGGGAAGGGTAATATGGGTTCATTCCAGGATAGTAAGGCATGCCTTGCATAGAGTAAGGTTGATGCATTGCCCTCGGTGGATATGCTGACTGATATGGACCATGGAAGAACTCATGGGGAGCACCAGAGTGCTGAGATGTCCTCTGATCTGTCAAGCAACAAAAGTTATTAATGAGATCCAAGGACACTTACTCAGTAAATTGAGGGTATATTTCAATCATCTTATAGGGGAAATT harbors:
- the LOC136516652 gene encoding rhodanese-like domain-containing protein 8, chloroplastic isoform X2, which codes for MASAVHHNCHRLLALLLRPLPTPSRHPRLSFSPRPAGLRSFFPAPGFRLGTHAVALAEPEFVPPEEEDARFVVVTFYKFVPLEDPHAEVVRHLNFLQGRDIHGRIYLNEQGINAQYSGRHKDAVAYADWVKKHHRFSDTIVQTSPAVTGHAFPRLKLRYKPSLVQLEGGSLHLPLLDPNMRATPLTPSEWKERLEARTCLDVSSSETSGRRLLLLDVRNDYEWDIGHFEGAQRPNVDCFRSTSFGLSGEMEDPSDPLNGIDKERTDILMYCTGGIRKRGFRNLYTLEGGVSNYLKAEGPAGWVGNLFVFDGRLSLPPATFRQSLPSEEEEKEENGRWVGCCHACRSEVVELRHRNCANIDCNRLYLCCGWCAEELRGCCSSDCKVAPRLRPLLPGHQSYLKWHVYRDGR
- the LOC136516299 gene encoding COP1-interacting protein 7-like, producing MRPDTRLESAVFQLTPTRTRCDLVVVANGRKEKIASGLLNPFVAHLKVAQEQIAKGGYSITLEPDPEIDAPWFTRGTVERFVRFVSTPEVLERVTTIESEILQIEDAIAVQGNDCLGLRSVEDYNGKLVDCMEGSKTSYNPDADRALVPYKAGTQPTPPLQNHDATQEENSKAQLLRVLETRKTVLRKEQAMAFARAVAAGFDIDNLVYLITFAERFGASRLMKACTQFIGLWKQKHETGQWIEVEPEAMSACSEFPPFNPSGIMFMGDNMKQTMETMSVSNGDANGEDASKADQRTSQHSGAPHEFFHGPYQSAYPPRAMHQPYSMQGMPYYPGMNPYYPSPYPPMDETRYHHSERRVSKKHSSDSKDSETSDDKSDQSGSERETSYGHRSHKKDKRTGKKKPSVVVIRNINVTSKRHGSSDSESHTGSDVASEDSDDSHTRSRKKKNKSSSSKKKDARKMVFESADEYSKDEMSYGQDGDQGNWNVFQSFLLRADEKTGDNDADLFTSEKKAPPARMKESRSVDDSIILAERNSAGANEHNTTGFSMENRRIRPRQMLSGDELMMSGEGEGTSFAGDDIKEIEAGGVRYRRGTSDDFMIYGQEKSMDRGSSLDPLAEAQYKSPTLIEKNVHSLADESFMIPLRSTSEDNHEPECRTAIDIDVELPSTVQKISDAKAGSQLFYEPVELMPERGCEDVSFGYDPAMDYNIQMQSQPATMVEDAHVEDASLSAVNEVKKPEKDKKLRSSQESLDKRRKDASVRRLSSSKGPLTDAQKRAQNLRAYKADLQKAKKEQEEEQIKQLERLKLERQKRIAARSSTSSAPTPQQPRVKPSPKVSPSTYKSSKFSDAEPASSSPLRKLPVKTTPGTDPQKTAKSSKLNDNTNAVSKSTSSLTDMKEKSGRTESSNERLRKLAEPKTNSSTGHPLNSKSASADHPRRKSMPQDTQTKKISAIMQLDQSKSATLPELKVKYPQAPAVAKNAVASREKKEVSPGAKALRTTETAGVKEANGNISRMNSSDDNVVVEKTVVMLENEVVSTPPVILHSGRNAAKETSGDDRTEKPSPELEYIAIRAPLSPVILPEAETPVTNGSDDQGSSYEVVTECLKDEPERPTLAAMEKPYQAPFARVTSLENASDSSPLPVREPESLVHADSIKARVPEPVYTVSVQGHEVSEKARSKEPKGFRKLLKFGRKSHASALIEGAMDSDTSSVDEASAGDGSMLKNLISQDDSGASSKASRSFSLLSPFRSKHKVIVL
- the LOC136516652 gene encoding rhodanese-like domain-containing protein 8, chloroplastic isoform X1, producing the protein MASAVHHNCHRLLALLLRPLPTPSRHPRLSFSPRPAGLRSFFPAPGFRLGTHAVALAEPEFVPPEEEDARFVVVTFYKFVPLEDPHAEVVRHLNFLQGRDIHGRIYLNEQGINAQYSGRHKDAVAYADWVKKHHRFSDTIVQTSPAVTGHAFPRLKLRYKPSLVQLEGGSLHLPLLDPNMRATPLTPSEWKERLEARTCLDVSSSETSGRRLLLLDVRNDYEWDIGHFEGAQRPNVDCFRSTSFGLSGEMEDPSDPLNGIDKERTDILMYCTGGIRCDVYSTILRKRGFRNLYTLEGGVSNYLKAEGPAGWVGNLFVFDGRLSLPPATFRQSLPSEEEEKEENGRWVGCCHACRSEVVELRHRNCANIDCNRLYLCCGWCAEELRGCCSSDCKVAPRLRPLLPGHQSYLKWHVYRDGR